DNA sequence from the Thermodesulfitimonas autotrophica genome:
GAGGGCAAGGACCGCGCCGAGCAGCGTCCCCGCGCCGGCGAGGAGGCTGAGGAGCAAGAGAAAGAGAGTCTGGTTGCCCGTTAATGTGGAAACGTAGAGGTGGCCAGTCGCCGGAGCGTAAGCGCAAAGCAGGGGCCCCACCCCCTATCCTCCAGTCTTGCTTGCAAAACTCTTGCTTCCGTGAGGCTTTTTGTGTAAAGTTATGAAAAAGCATCTCCCGGTATGTGTGGGTAACTAAGTGGCTATTTGCTACGTTGCACGGGCGAAAATTAACCTCTGCCTTGATATCCTTGGACGCTACGCCAACGGTTACCACGAGATAGCTACGGTGATGCAGAGCCTGGCGCTGGGTGACCGTATATTCCTCGAAGCGGCGGCGGGTTTGACCCTCACGGTGGAAGGTGAACCGGTACCGGAAGGCGAGGCGAACCTGGTAGTCCGGGCGGCCAGGCGTCTGGCCGAAGCGACTGGCTACCGGGGAGGAGCGGTGATCACGCTTGTTAAGCGGATACCTGTGGCCGCGGGGCTCGGTGGGGGGTCGGCCGACGCTGCCGCTACCCTGGTTGGGTTGAACGAGCTCTGGGGGTTGGGGTGCGACACCGCGTTTTTGGCGGCCCTGGGGGCAGAAATCGGTGCCGATATTCCTTTTTGCCTCACAGGCGGCACGGCGCTGGCCACGGGCAGGGGAGAGAGGATACGCCACCTGCCTGCGCTACCGGAGCTGGGGGTTCTTCTTTTGAAGCCGCCGTACGGGATTTCTACGGGTGAGGCTTACCGCGATTACGACCTCTTGGCCCCTAAATGGGAACCGGTGGCCGCGGCAATGGCCGCGGCGTTTGATCGTGGCGCGTGGCGCGAGGCCCTGGGATATTGCGGTAACGCCTTCGAGGCGGTTGCCTTCAGGAAACACCCGGAGCTGGCTCGTTTAAAGCAGGAGTTAAAGGAGGCTGGCGCGCTCGCCGCGCTCATGTCGGGCAGCGGGCCTACGCTTTATGGGCTTTTCCCTTCGGTTGAGGCGGCGTCCCGGGCGGCGCAGGTTTTTTCCGGGCGGGATCTCCGGGTGATCGTGACTGCTACGACGGCGGCAGGCCTCGGACGCCGGGAGGAAAGCCCGCTCGACGCGGGCTAACGCCTGTGCCGGGGCGAGTATTTTTTCGGGGAGTGATGCCATCTGCAACAGCAGCGGCTTTTGCCGGTGAAGCTCGATAACTACAAGCCCCTCCGCGAGGTGGTTTTCGAGTCCCTCCGGGAGGCGATCATCAAAGGGGTGTTAAAACCGGGTGAGCGGCTAATGGAGGTGCAGCTTGCGGAGGAGTTAGGGGTGAGCCGGACTCCTGTACGGGAGGCGATTCGCAAACTCGAGCTCGAAGGTCTGGTGGTGATGCTTCCCCGCCGTGGCGCTTATGTTGCCGGTATCAGCGTGAAGGATATTGCGGACGTTTTCGAAGTCCGGGCGGCGCTGGAGGCTCTCGCGGCAAGCCTTGCGGCGGAGCGGATTACGGAAGAGGAGCTTGAAGAACTGGAACGGTCCCTGGTGGAAATCGGCGAGGTGAGTGAGACGCAAGATATCGAGACAATTGTAGCGCGGGATACGCGGTTTCACGATATTATCTACCGGGCCAGCCGCAACAACTGGCTAATCCAGATCATTTCCAACCTTCAGGACCAGCTCCAACGCTTCCGGATGACCACCCTCTCCCGACCGGGTAGAACCCGCGAGGCGGTTGAGGAACACCGGAAAATCGTCGAGGCAATTTCGGAACGGAACAGCGAGCTTGCGGCGCAGTTAGCCCGCGAGCACATAGAGAATGCCGAAAGCAGCCTCTTAAGCACGCTGAAGGAGCGATAGATGATGATTCCGGCGGTTGTTCTGGCGGGAGCTCCTAACAGCGGGCCACTCCACGAGATTTCACCGGCGAGCTTCGAGGCACTTATTGATTTATGCGGGCGGCCCCTTGCGGCGTACGTGATCCAGGCGCTGCTTGATTCCGCAGTTATCAGCAAGGTTGTGGTTGTCGGTCCTGGGGAGCTTCAAAAAGAATTTCCCGCCGCGCGGGTTACCATCATTCCACCGCAGGGGAACATGATCGAGAACCTGGCGGCAGGGTTAGAGGCCGTGTCCGGTGCCGCCCGGGTGCTAGTAGCGACAGGGGATATCCCGCTCTTGACTCCGGTGGCGGTAGAAGGATTCTTGCGGTTGTGCGCGCGCCACGATGCCGATGTCTACTATTCTGTTGTGCCGCGGGATGCCGTGGAAAGGGCCTACCCGGAAGTTAAGCGCACTTACGTCCGCTTGAAAGAAGGAGTTTTCACCGGTGGCAACGTTGGGCTGGTTGATCCCACCGTGATGAAAAGGGCGCTGGGTCGGGCCCGGGACTTTGTGCGTCTCCGCAAGAAACCGCTGCGCCTGGCGCTGGTCGTCGGTCCAGGGCTTCTGCTCTGGTACGTTTTGGGGCGTTTGTCGCTGGTTCAGGCGGAGCGGAAAGTCGCCCGCTTTTTAGGCGTTCGGGGGCGGGTGGTGGTTACGCCTTGGCCCGAAATCGGGATCGATGTCGATAAGCCTTCTGATTTCGTGTTGGCCCAAAAGATACTTTGCAAAGCTGCAAAAAGCGGGTGAAGATTAAAAACAGAGTGATTTAGGCCGAGGCCGTTCCCTTGCTTCGCCCGATTTTAGTCTTTTCCCTCTTCCCGGTCGTTTTTTACCTGGCGGTGAAAAATAGCGGCGAGAGTTTCTCGGTTGCCCCTTTGCAGGCGGACGGCGGCGGTAACGCCTTTTACTCCCCGGGCTTTCGCCGCCGCCTCACGTGCCGCAGCCAGTTCTGCGGGGTCGTCCGTTCTCCCGATGAGGGTGACAACGCCATCCTTCACTCTGGCGCCAATGTGCTTGGGGTCTACTCCTGCTACCTGCAACTCTTCAGCCACCTCTGCCAGGACGGCGCCGTCGTTAATCGCACCGTCCGTGCTGATGGCAATATCAGGCACTACCCGGTCTACGCCGGGGAGAGCGCTTACTAACGCCGCCAAGTATTCTTTTTCACTAAGAGTATCCACCACGCCGGTCAGGTAAACGGTATTACGGTCGACATTGACCCGTATCCCGTAACCCCGGAGGTTTTTATCCCTTGCTAGCAACGCTTCGACCGCGGCCTTAAGTTCGGTTTGATCCATGCTCTCCCTCCAAAGGGTATTATGCACTTTTACAGTTGGGCTTACTCCAAAAGCTGCGGATACGGCAGAAGAGCGGACGAAAGGTGACAAAACATTTGTTATTTAGACGGTTGACAAGTTCTCGACCCCTGTATTATATTATTCTTAACTTTTTGAAATTTGTACGATTCGGAGCAATCCTCTCGATCTTCACCAAGCGGCCACTATCAAAAAGCGAGGCTTGTTTGACTTCGCGATAGTTTGCCTAGTCTCATTTGAGTTGCGGAGGGGGGTGCAAGCCGAAAATTCTTTAGTCTTCTGTTTCCCACAGCTCGCAAACTCAGTTTAAGAGGGAGGTATTGATTAAGCTTATGTCTAAGGAATTCAAGCCCCCAGGGCCAAAAGTTCCCCAGAAAGAAATAAACTATCAGGAACTCCGCATCTACACCGACGAAGAGTTACAGAACCCTTCGGATGAAGAGCTTAAGAATTTCAAAATAAAGTACGACATTCCGAGATGTGAGCAGCTTGAGTCAGGGCCGTGGCCGAGCTTTGTTGCGGACCTGAAGCTTGAGGCTTGCCGCAGAAGGAAACTTGCTGACGACCGGATGTTGATTCCGCGCGAGGTGTGTGAAGACTTGTTGGGCGTGCTCGAGCTTTCCTTTGAGCACGGCGAGTGTCACTGGAAACACGGCGGTATCGTCGGCGTCAGCGGTTACGGCGGTGGCGTCATCGGCCGGTATTGCGACCTGCCCGACCAGTTCCCAGCCATTGCTCACTTCCATACCATCCGTGTTAACCAGCCCGCCAGCAAGTTTTACAAGACCGACTTCCTCCGCGCCATGGCAGACCTCTGGGAGTTCCGCGGGAGCGGCATTCTGAATATGCACGGTTCCACCGGCGACATTATCTTCCTCGGCACCACGACCGAGCAGCTCGAGCCGATCTTCCAGGAAATGGCCCACCACCTGAGCCAGGATATCGGTGGTTCAGGCTCTAACCTGCGGACGCCTTCCTGCTGCCTCGGTAAGGCGCGGTGCGAGTTTGCCCTCTACGACACGCAGGAAATGTGCTACGAGATGACCATGCATTACCAGGACGAGTTGCACCGGCCCGGTTTCCCCTATAAGTTCAAGATGAAATTTGACGGTTGTCCCAACGGCTGCGTGGCTTCGATCGCGCGGGCAGACATGTCGGTGATCGGTACTTGGCGGGACAACATTCGGATCGACCAGGAGGCGGTTCAGGCTTACATCGCCGGGGAGATTCCGCCCAATGCGGGTGCGTTTGCCGGCAGGAACTGGGGTAAGTTCGATATCCAGAAGGAGGTCATCGACCTCTGCCCGACCAAGTGCATGTGGATGGAGGGCAACAAGCTTAGAATCGACGACAAGAACTGCGTCCGCTGCATGCACTGCATCAACACCATGCCGCGCGCGCTCCGGCCCGGTACCGATACCGGCGTAATGCTGCTCTTTGGTGCGAAGGCGCCGATCCTCGAGGGCGCGCAGATGTCGGTGCTGACGATTCCCTTCATGGAAGCGGAACCGCCTTACGACAACATCAAGGCGATCGTGGACAAGGTCTTCGAGTGGTGGATGGACAACGGTAAGAACCGCGAGCGCCTCGGTGAGTTGATCCAGCGGATGGGCCTGCCGAAGTTCTGCGAGGTTATCGGCGTGCCGGTGATGCCGCAGATGGTCTGGAAGCCGCGGGAGAACCCGTACATCTTCTGGAAGGAAGAGGATGTGCCGGGTGGGTTCAAGAGAGACATCAACGATTTCAGAACCAGGCACACCAGAAAGGAAGTATAAGGAGGTATCGCAATGGGTCTATCTACGACGAGATACGGCGTTTACAATCCGGAGAAACCCAGAGAAAACCGGATTACCGATATCGGGCCGCGGTATTACTGGGACTTTTTCCCGCCTATTATCCAGCGGAATTACGGCAAGTGGCTCTACCACGAGATTCTCGAACCGGGTATTCTGATGCACGTATCCGAGACGGGCGAGAAGGTTTACACCGTCCGTTGTGGCGGCATGCGGATCATGAGCGTGGCGCTGCTGCGTGAGATCTGCGATATCGCCGACAAGTACTGCGACGGCTACGTTCGTTTCACCACGCGTAATAACATTGAGTTCCTCTGCGACAGCCTGGAGAAGGTCGAGGCGCTGAAAGCAGACCTCAAGGAGCGGAAACAGTACTGCGGCAGCTATAAGTTCCCGATTGGCGGAACGGGCTGCGGCATCACCAACATCGTTCATACTCAGGGCTACATCCACTGCCACACGCCGGCAACCGATGCTTCGTCGATCGTGAAGGCGGTTTTGGATGAGCTTTTTGAGTACTTCCAGAGCATGAAGCTGCCGGCGAAGCTCCGCGTTTCGATGGCCTGCTGCCTCAACATGTGCGGCGCGGTGCACTGCTCCGACATCGCGATGCTGGGCTACCACCGCAAGCCGCCGATGATCGACCACGACTTTGTTGCGAAGCTCTGTGAGATCCCGACGGTGATTGCTTCCTGCCCGCTCGGTGCCATCTCGCCGGCGACCACCCCGGACGGGAAGAAGACCGTGAAAATCAAAGAGGATCGGTGCATGTTCTGCGGCAACTGCTACACGATGTGTGCCGCGCTGCCGCTGGCCGATAAAGAGGGCGACGGTGTCGTGCTTCTCGCCGGCGGTAAGCTCTCCAACCGGAAGAGCCAGCCGCGGTTCTCGAAGGTAATCGTGCCGTTCCTGCCGAACAACTTCCCGCGCTACCCCGAGGTATGCAAGACCATCCGGAAGATCGTCGAAGTTTACGCGGCCCACGCCAACAAGTACGAGCGGCTCGGCGAGTGGGCGGAGCGCATCGGCTGGGAGAAGTTCTTCGAGCTGTGCGAGCTGCCGTTCACGGACCACCTCGTCGACGATTACCGCTTGGCTTACGACACCTACCGGACCAGCACCCTCTTCAAGTACACGGATGCAGCTTGGGCGGTATCAAAAGCGGCGGGTGGCATAAAATAAGGCCCGCAGGGCACTAAGGAGATGACGTCATATGTCGCTGGAAGAAATGAAGGCGATCGTTGTGGAGTATCTTACCCAGGCAAAAAAGTCGAAGCATTACTTCAACGATCTCCAGAAGGCTATCCAGAAAAAATTTCCGGACGCTAGCCTTCGGGACGTAAAGAAGGCATGCAACGAGCTTATTGCCGAAGGGAAGATTACCTACTTTTCCACCGGGAGCACGACCATGTACTGCTTGGCCGGTCGGGAAGGAGAAACCACCGATAAGGGAGAGTAACAACCTTTCGGTGGCTCCA
Encoded proteins:
- the ispE gene encoding 4-(cytidine 5'-diphospho)-2-C-methyl-D-erythritol kinase, which codes for MAICYVARAKINLCLDILGRYANGYHEIATVMQSLALGDRIFLEAAAGLTLTVEGEPVPEGEANLVVRAARRLAEATGYRGGAVITLVKRIPVAAGLGGGSADAAATLVGLNELWGLGCDTAFLAALGAEIGADIPFCLTGGTALATGRGERIRHLPALPELGVLLLKPPYGISTGEAYRDYDLLAPKWEPVAAAMAAAFDRGAWREALGYCGNAFEAVAFRKHPELARLKQELKEAGALAALMSGSGPTLYGLFPSVEAASRAAQVFSGRDLRVIVTATTAAGLGRREESPLDAG
- a CDS encoding GntR family transcriptional regulator, with the translated sequence MKLDNYKPLREVVFESLREAIIKGVLKPGERLMEVQLAEELGVSRTPVREAIRKLELEGLVVMLPRRGAYVAGISVKDIADVFEVRAALEALAASLAAERITEEELEELERSLVEIGEVSETQDIETIVARDTRFHDIIYRASRNNWLIQIISNLQDQLQRFRMTTLSRPGRTREAVEEHRKIVEAISERNSELAAQLAREHIENAESSLLSTLKER
- a CDS encoding nucleotidyltransferase family protein, coding for MMIPAVVLAGAPNSGPLHEISPASFEALIDLCGRPLAAYVIQALLDSAVISKVVVVGPGELQKEFPAARVTIIPPQGNMIENLAAGLEAVSGAARVLVATGDIPLLTPVAVEGFLRLCARHDADVYYSVVPRDAVERAYPEVKRTYVRLKEGVFTGGNVGLVDPTVMKRALGRARDFVRLRKKPLRLALVVGPGLLLWYVLGRLSLVQAERKVARFLGVRGRVVVTPWPEIGIDVDKPSDFVLAQKILCKAAKSG
- a CDS encoding BON domain-containing protein, whose protein sequence is MDQTELKAAVEALLARDKNLRGYGIRVNVDRNTVYLTGVVDTLSEKEYLAALVSALPGVDRVVPDIAISTDGAINDGAVLAEVAEELQVAGVDPKHIGARVKDGVVTLIGRTDDPAELAAAREAAAKARGVKGVTAAVRLQRGNRETLAAIFHRQVKNDREEGKD
- the dsrA gene encoding dissimilatory-type sulfite reductase subunit alpha: MSKEFKPPGPKVPQKEINYQELRIYTDEELQNPSDEELKNFKIKYDIPRCEQLESGPWPSFVADLKLEACRRRKLADDRMLIPREVCEDLLGVLELSFEHGECHWKHGGIVGVSGYGGGVIGRYCDLPDQFPAIAHFHTIRVNQPASKFYKTDFLRAMADLWEFRGSGILNMHGSTGDIIFLGTTTEQLEPIFQEMAHHLSQDIGGSGSNLRTPSCCLGKARCEFALYDTQEMCYEMTMHYQDELHRPGFPYKFKMKFDGCPNGCVASIARADMSVIGTWRDNIRIDQEAVQAYIAGEIPPNAGAFAGRNWGKFDIQKEVIDLCPTKCMWMEGNKLRIDDKNCVRCMHCINTMPRALRPGTDTGVMLLFGAKAPILEGAQMSVLTIPFMEAEPPYDNIKAIVDKVFEWWMDNGKNRERLGELIQRMGLPKFCEVIGVPVMPQMVWKPRENPYIFWKEEDVPGGFKRDINDFRTRHTRKEV
- the dsrB gene encoding dissimilatory-type sulfite reductase subunit beta; amino-acid sequence: MGLSTTRYGVYNPEKPRENRITDIGPRYYWDFFPPIIQRNYGKWLYHEILEPGILMHVSETGEKVYTVRCGGMRIMSVALLREICDIADKYCDGYVRFTTRNNIEFLCDSLEKVEALKADLKERKQYCGSYKFPIGGTGCGITNIVHTQGYIHCHTPATDASSIVKAVLDELFEYFQSMKLPAKLRVSMACCLNMCGAVHCSDIAMLGYHRKPPMIDHDFVAKLCEIPTVIASCPLGAISPATTPDGKKTVKIKEDRCMFCGNCYTMCAALPLADKEGDGVVLLAGGKLSNRKSQPRFSKVIVPFLPNNFPRYPEVCKTIRKIVEVYAAHANKYERLGEWAERIGWEKFFELCELPFTDHLVDDYRLAYDTYRTSTLFKYTDAAWAVSKAAGGIK
- a CDS encoding dissimilatory sulfite reductase D family protein, with amino-acid sequence MSLEEMKAIVVEYLTQAKKSKHYFNDLQKAIQKKFPDASLRDVKKACNELIAEGKITYFSTGSTTMYCLAGREGETTDKGE